One part of the Georgfuchsia toluolica genome encodes these proteins:
- a CDS encoding acetyl-CoA C-acyltransferase family protein, which yields MTRDVVVLSAARSAVGSFGGSLSGIEPCELGGMVMKDVIARSGVDPKQISYVTVGNCIPTESRFAYVPRVASLQAGLSTDSIAMQVNRLCSSGLQAIVCTAQSIMLGDDDFGIGGGVEVMSRGAYLSTAMRSGARMGDTTLIDAMVAVLTDPFEKYHMGITAEMLAQKWDLSREAQDAFAVESHRRAAAAQADGRFKSQIVPITLKSRKGDTIFDTDENIRAATTMESLAKMKPAFKKDGVVTAGNASSINDAASFFVLAGADAAAKSGYKPIARIVSYAVAGVPPDVMGEGPIPATKLALKRAGMTLDQMDVIESNEAFASQALSVAKGLGLDPIKTNPNGGAIAIGHPVGASGAVISTKALYELQRTNGRYALVTMCIGGGQGIAVIFERI from the coding sequence ATGACAAGAGATGTGGTGGTACTGAGTGCGGCGCGTTCCGCCGTAGGTTCGTTTGGTGGTTCGCTCTCCGGCATTGAGCCGTGCGAACTGGGCGGCATGGTAATGAAGGATGTCATTGCCCGTTCCGGTGTCGACCCCAAGCAGATCAGCTATGTGACGGTCGGCAACTGCATTCCGACCGAATCGCGTTTTGCCTATGTGCCGCGGGTTGCCTCGCTGCAGGCCGGTTTGTCGACCGACTCGATCGCGATGCAGGTGAATCGCCTGTGTTCCTCCGGTTTGCAGGCCATCGTGTGCACCGCGCAATCGATCATGCTCGGCGATGACGATTTCGGTATCGGCGGTGGCGTCGAAGTCATGTCACGCGGCGCTTATCTGAGCACCGCCATGCGCAGCGGCGCGCGTATGGGCGATACAACCCTAATCGACGCCATGGTCGCTGTGCTGACCGATCCGTTCGAAAAATATCACATGGGCATCACAGCCGAGATGCTGGCGCAAAAGTGGGACCTCTCGCGCGAAGCGCAGGATGCGTTCGCGGTCGAATCGCATCGCCGCGCTGCCGCTGCGCAGGCTGATGGACGTTTCAAGAGCCAGATCGTCCCCATCACGCTGAAAAGCCGCAAGGGCGACACCATTTTCGACACGGATGAAAACATCCGCGCGGCGACCACGATGGAGTCGCTGGCGAAGATGAAGCCGGCTTTCAAGAAAGATGGCGTCGTGACCGCCGGCAATGCGTCGAGCATCAACGATGCTGCTTCCTTCTTCGTGTTGGCGGGCGCCGACGCCGCTGCCAAATCCGGCTACAAGCCGATTGCGCGCATCGTCTCCTATGCCGTCGCCGGTGTCCCGCCTGATGTCATGGGCGAAGGCCCGATACCAGCCACCAAGCTGGCCCTGAAGCGCGCCGGCATGACGCTGGATCAGATGGACGTAATCGAGTCCAACGAAGCCTTTGCGTCGCAAGCGCTCTCCGTCGCGAAGGGGCTCGGGCTTGATCCGATCAAGACCAACCCGAACGGCGGTGCGATTGCCATTGGCCACCCCGTCGGCGCCAGCGGTGCGGTGATTTCCACCAAGG
- a CDS encoding CaiB/BaiF CoA transferase family protein, whose amino-acid sequence MTPGALQGVRVLELGPYVALPLTGRILSALGAEVIKVETNSFMDVMNYIPHYEAGVGRPEYEILKRRVSLNVNHPEAKAVMEKLVRASDVFITNFRQGVLKRWGIDFPALKEINPDLNIVWQTGAGEGKPYNGFKFYGMPSQHVGVSSMTGFEDEVLSATNTSYSDYHCGLYNVLVVISSLLAQRRTKKPTFAETSIFKSAACTLGPAVLDYQANHHIPVRRGNRDRFFAPHNAYQCSGEDSYCTIAVRNDEEWQSLCAAIGQPALADDPRFATTAARFDNADPLDELISAWTSQRTRQEAMDTLQKVGVPAGIVAKGEDFARDAHLKERNLFREAIYFRPDQTKPGKEWQPGSRKSIALSVPIGLSETPCRYDERMSRLGEDNDYVYGQILGITPQEIKRLADAGVLS is encoded by the coding sequence ATGACACCAGGCGCTTTACAGGGAGTACGAGTTCTCGAATTGGGACCCTATGTAGCCCTCCCTTTGACTGGACGCATACTCTCAGCCCTCGGGGCCGAGGTAATCAAGGTAGAAACAAACAGCTTTATGGATGTTATGAACTACATACCACATTATGAAGCGGGGGTGGGACGTCCGGAATATGAAATTTTAAAGCGTAGAGTTAGCCTTAATGTTAACCACCCAGAAGCCAAGGCCGTTATGGAAAAGCTTGTGCGAGCAAGCGATGTTTTCATAACAAACTTCAGGCAGGGCGTCCTCAAGCGTTGGGGTATAGACTTCCCCGCCCTGAAAGAAATCAACCCCGATCTAAATATCGTCTGGCAAACTGGGGCAGGGGAAGGTAAGCCGTATAACGGGTTCAAGTTCTATGGCATGCCCTCACAGCACGTGGGCGTGTCATCGATGACCGGGTTTGAGGACGAGGTACTCTCTGCGACCAATACGTCTTACTCCGATTACCATTGCGGACTCTATAATGTATTGGTGGTGATCAGTTCGCTGTTGGCACAACGCCGGACGAAAAAACCGACTTTTGCTGAAACGTCGATCTTCAAATCTGCCGCCTGCACACTAGGACCTGCGGTACTGGATTACCAGGCAAATCACCATATCCCGGTTCGTCGGGGCAATCGTGACCGGTTTTTCGCGCCGCATAACGCTTATCAGTGTAGTGGCGAGGATAGCTATTGCACCATTGCCGTGCGTAACGATGAAGAGTGGCAGAGCCTTTGTGCCGCCATCGGTCAGCCGGCATTGGCGGACGATCCCCGATTTGCCACGACGGCTGCACGCTTCGACAACGCCGACCCGCTGGACGAACTGATTTCAGCCTGGACTAGCCAGCGTACCCGGCAAGAAGCCATGGATACGCTGCAAAAGGTTGGAGTACCTGCCGGCATCGTGGCGAAAGGTGAGGATTTCGCGAGGGATGCGCACCTGAAGGAGCGCAATCTATTTCGTGAGGCCATATATTTCCGCCCGGACCAGACCAAGCCTGGAAAAGAATGGCAGCCCGGCTCGCGAAAGAGTATTGCACTTTCCGTACCGATAGGATTGTCGGAAACGCCATGTAGGTATGACGAACGTATGAGCCGGCTCGGTGAAGATAACGATTACGTCTATGGGCAGATTCTAGGAATAACTCCGCAGGAAATTAAGAGGCTGGCCGATGCTGGAGTGCTAAGTTAG
- a CDS encoding CaiB/BaiF CoA transferase family protein translates to MLQGFRVLDLGDEKGVYCTQLLALLGADVIKIEPVGGEKGRYRGPFYKDELDVEGSLYFQWFNTNKRSITLNLETKDGQSIFKELVKTADVVLETFPVGYLKSLGLGSEELRKINEGLIVASITPFGQTGPNKNYKSSDIITMATCGMMQVTGSPNGPPVRLGNEYSHYAPSQFASVAITAALYYRDAVSGKGQDIDISMQEAMIVYALEQHPLMTYQFTGENPRRTGFESTFVTPTGLYPAKDGWVMLTMSSAAEWDTFAKWIYEETGNERILDEKYRGAPQSRIPYVDEIAAMVKVFTGKQSRDDLFRISQERNVVIDPVRTVADVVNDPHLVQGGFWNDIDHPVVGTLKYARSPYDSPDIELRSNPAPLLGQDNEHIYCEELGIPKEKLGFLRSNGII, encoded by the coding sequence ATGTTACAAGGGTTCCGAGTATTGGATCTTGGAGATGAAAAGGGGGTCTATTGCACCCAATTGCTAGCTCTTCTTGGTGCAGATGTCATCAAGATTGAGCCGGTAGGTGGAGAAAAAGGAAGGTATCGAGGTCCTTTCTACAAAGACGAGCTCGATGTTGAAGGGAGCTTGTATTTTCAATGGTTTAACACCAACAAGCGCTCGATCACTTTGAATCTCGAGACAAAGGATGGTCAATCCATATTCAAGGAGCTGGTAAAGACTGCAGATGTCGTGCTTGAGACGTTCCCGGTAGGGTACCTGAAGAGTCTGGGTCTGGGCTCAGAAGAACTTCGCAAGATTAATGAAGGTCTGATCGTTGCATCCATCACACCGTTTGGGCAAACCGGCCCAAATAAAAATTATAAATCATCAGATATTATTACAATGGCAACCTGCGGCATGATGCAGGTGACCGGCTCACCGAACGGCCCACCAGTTAGGCTGGGTAATGAATATTCGCATTATGCGCCCTCGCAATTCGCCTCCGTGGCAATCACGGCGGCGCTCTACTATCGCGATGCGGTCTCCGGCAAAGGGCAGGACATCGATATCTCGATGCAGGAGGCGATGATCGTCTATGCCCTTGAGCAACATCCTCTGATGACCTACCAGTTTACCGGCGAAAATCCCCGCAGAACCGGCTTTGAGTCCACCTTTGTTACGCCTACGGGGCTCTATCCTGCCAAGGACGGGTGGGTCATGTTGACCATGTCCTCGGCTGCGGAATGGGACACTTTTGCCAAATGGATCTACGAGGAGACCGGCAACGAGCGAATTCTCGACGAGAAGTACCGAGGTGCTCCACAAAGTCGTATCCCTTACGTAGATGAAATTGCAGCCATGGTCAAAGTTTTCACCGGTAAGCAGTCCCGGGACGACCTGTTCCGCATCAGCCAGGAGCGTAATGTCGTCATCGATCCGGTGCGCACGGTCGCCGACGTAGTCAATGATCCACATCTGGTGCAAGGCGGGTTCTGGAACGACATCGATCACCCGGTGGTGGGTACGCTGAAGTATGCCCGCAGTCCCTATGATTCACCGGATATAGAACTGCGGTCAAATCCTGCGCCACTTCTGGGACAGGATAACGAGCATATCTATTGCGAAGAACTCGGCATACCGAAGGAAAAACTGGGCTTCTTGCGAAGTAACGGTATTATTTAA